The Raphanus sativus cultivar WK10039 chromosome 6, ASM80110v3, whole genome shotgun sequence sequence cccgtcccgaaccgctgcgggttcgacttctggcggtacacggcgggcctgtcccgcgcgggatgcggtcctcaaactagctgcccactCCCGTACCGCGAAATATGCAGGCCTTCGCGGGCCGTCCCGCGGGACatcgaatattacattgcttatttctacatgcacaaacaaacatagacatAAATTGATTTTCATCTTGCACATGATCGAATATACTCTTAtaagatcaatacattaagtttatacaaaacaaatatatttattatcatttatgatgaCTTGAAGAAGCTCTACAGTGCAGATTAGAGGCGCTTAGGAGACCGGAAGCATCATCgacactgaaaccaccatcaatggAATTCCATAGtgtctaatctctctctctctctctctctctctctctctctctctctctctctctctctctctctctctctctctctctctctctctctctcttgaaagCATAAATGGAGACTTAGGATTGCTGCAAAATCCCGCGGTTTAACCCATCCCGCTTTCGACCCGTCCCGCTTTGAACCCGTCCCGCTTTGAACCCGTCCTGCTTTGAGCCCGTCCCACGAGGCCCGCAATTTTGCGGGCTTATCAAATGGAGGCCTAATCCCGCCCCGCAGCAAGTCTTTACGGGCCAGGCCCGCGGTCCAGgtccttgattgccatcccAGAAACCATAGTCGTATATGACAATATATCAAATAGTTAATGCTCGTGAGGTTTAGCACTTTTTAGAAATATCCAAGTTCGGCCCATTAAGTTCAAAGGCTTAAATAATTGAACAAAGGCCCATTAAACATCGTAGCTGTCTCTACTTTTCTCCACTTTCATGTCgtctctttaaaaataaaattcgttctGTTTCCCTCTGAAAAACCCTAGCTACTACTCTCTTCGCCGTCTCTTTTGCGATCGATTTGCTCCCTTCGAAACCCTAGCTTCGTGTATCCCCAGCAGCGTCTCGCATTCGATCCCCAGATTTCTCTATCGAACAATGGAGTGGAATCCGGAGACTCTCCAGAACCTCTCGCAGTGCTTTCTCCACACTCTCTCCCCCATCCCCGAGCCTCGTCGCGCTGCCGAGAGATCTCTATCGGAAGCCGCCGATCTGCCTAACTACGGCTTGGCCGTGCTCCGTCTGGTCGCGGAGCCTTCGGTGGAGGAGCAGACTCGTCACGCCGCCGCCGTCAACTTCAAAAACCACCTCCGTTCGCGGTGGCTCCCTTCTGCCGACTCCGGCATCTCTCCGATCATGGATTCGGAGAAGGAGCAGATCAAGACGCTCATCGTCTCGCTCATGCTCTCTTCCTCCCCTCGAATCCAGAGCCAGCTCAGCGAAGCCCTAGCCGTCATCGGTAAGCACGATTTCCCGAGAAACTGGCCTGCGTTACTTCCGGAGCTCGTCTCCAGCCTCCAGAAAGCTGCTCTCGCCGGAGACTACGCGTCCGTTAACGGTATCCTCGGTACTGCGAACTCGATTTTTAAGAACTTTAGGCATCAGTATAGAACCGACGAGCTGTTTCTTGATATTAAGTATTGCCTTGGGATCTTCGCTCTTCCGTTGCAAGAGATTTTCATTAAAACGGACTCTCTGATTGATTCCGCTGTGAGCTCTGGTGGATCGGCTGCGAACCTTAAGCCTCTATTCGAGTCTCAGAAGCTTTGCTGCAGGATATTCTTGTCGTTGAACTTTCAGGACTTGCCCGAGTTCTTCGAGGATAATATGGAGAAGTGGATGACAGTGTTTAAGAAGTGTTTATCCTCCAACTATCCCGCCTTGGAAAGCACAGCAGACGGGTTGACGCTTGTGGATGATCTTCGTGCCGCTGTTTGTGAGAACATTAACCTGTACATGGAGAAGTACGAAGAAGAGTTCCGAGTGTTTTTGGAGGGCTTTGCATCAGCTGTGTGGACATTACTCAGGGATGTGTCGAAGTCTCCTAGTAGAGATCAGCTAGCTACTACAGCAATCAAGTTTTTGACCACTGTGAGCACAAGTGCGCACCATGCTTTGTTTGCTGGAGAGAATGTGATCAAGGAAATCTGCCAGAGCATTGTGATTCCTAATGTTTCTTTGAGGGAGGAAGATGAAGAGCTGTTCGAGATGAACTATATTGAGTTTATCCGTAGAGACATGGAGGGAAGCGATGTGGACACTAGAAGGAGAATCGCTTGTGAGCTGCTTAAAGGACTTGCCACAAATTACAAAGGACAAGTGATAGAAGTGGTTTCTCATGAGATACAGAAGCTTTTGAGTTCCTTTTCAACGAATCCGGCTGTACAGTGGAAAGACAAGGATTGTGCAATTTACTTGGTCGTCTCCCTGGCTACTAAGAAGGCAGGTGGTGCGTCTGTATCCACAGATCTTATTGATGTTCAAAGCTTCTTTGCAAACATTATTCTCCCCGAGTTGCAAAGCCAAGACGTCAACAGTTTCCCAATGCTGAAGGCTGGGTCTTTGAAGTTCTTAACAATGTTTCGCAGTCATCTACCAAAGCCCTTTGCAATGCAGTTGTTCCCGGAGCTGGTCCGGTTCCTAAAAGCAGAGTCAAACGTGGTGCACTCATATGCCGCTAGCTGCATAGAGAAGCTCTTGTTAGTAAAGGACGAAGGTGGAAGGAGCAGGTATGTCGCTGGTGATATAAGTCCGTTTTTGCTGCAGCTGATGACGAATCTGTTTGATGCACTGAAGTTTCCTGAATCCGAGGAGAATCAATATATTATGAAGTGTATAATGCGTGTCCTCGGTGTTGCTGAAATCAGTAGTGAGGTTGCTGGACCTTGCATCGGTGGCTTGACCTCTGTTCTTAGTGAAGTTTGCAAAAACCCGAAGAATCCTACCTTTAATCACTACATCTTTGAGTCTGTGGCTGTACTTGTTcgaagggcatgtgaacgtgaTATATCTCTTATATCTGCATTTGAAACGAGTCTGTTCCCAAGCCTGCAGATGATATTGGCCAATGATATCGCAGAGTTCTTGCCTTATGCGTTTCAGCTGCTAGCTCAGCTTGTTGAGCTCAACAGACCGCCCCTCTCCCCAAACTACATGCAGATCTTTTTGCTGCTCCTCTCGCCTGAGTCTTGGAAGAGAAGCGGCAATGTTCCAGCTCTAGTGCGTTTGCTCCAGGCTTTCCTGCAGAAAGCACCTCATGAGGTTACTCAAGAGAATCGGTTGAATCAAGTGCTTGGAATATTTAACAAACTGGTTGCTGCTCCTAGCACAGATGAGCAAGGATTTTATGTACTCAATACTGTTATTGAGTATCTCGACTACGGTGCCATTGCTCCATTCATGACGGGTATATGGAGTGCTCTGTTCACACGTCTTCAGAACAAGAAGACTCTGAAGTTCCAGAAATCGCTAGTGGTATTCATGTCCCTCTTCGTGGTGAAGCACGGACATGCTCATCTAGTCGACACTATGAATACTGTTCAGCCCAACATCTTCACTGCCATCGTGCAGCAAATCTGGATTCCAAACGTTAAGCTGATCATGGGAAGTATCGAGGTAAAGTTAACTGCAGTTGCCGCAACGAGGCTCATATGTGAGACACCAGCCCTTCTTAATCCAGCAGCTTCTAATATCTGGGGGGCTATGCTGGACAGTATAGTGACGCTTATTTCAAGGCCTGAGCAGGAAAGAGCCGTTGAAGAACCTGAAATGCCAGAAGGCTTGGAGAATGCTGGATACACAGCTGCGTTTGTGAGTCTTCACAATGCTGGGAGAAGGGAAGCGGATCCTCTCCCAGACATTAGAGATCCGAAGCAGTTCGTGGTTGCTTCTTTGGCCAGGCTTTCTGCTGCTTCTCCTGGTAGATACCCGCAGATAATTGGTGAGAATCTCGAAAAAGCTAACCAGGCAGCTTTGCTCCAGCTCTGCAGCGCTTACAGCAGTGTAATCGTTTGAAAGTAAGTGGTCTGTTGTACTTTGAGATTGTTTTCTAAGTCTGTGTAACTGTCTTCTTGGCTATTATTGATTTAGGATTAAATCTTGATGTTGATGTGACTGTAACAGGAGAGATGGGTGTGAGGAGAAAGGAGGAGGAAAACACACAGCAACATTGCATTTGTGTCTGCGAAGAAAAGtggtggtttttttttctttggggtCTTAAACCGGGGAGTTTCATATCATTTGGAAAGGGAGAAGAACATTATCTTACAAAACATGAGTTTCTTTGTTTGGGTTTTTGGCAATTTTCATGGGGGTTGTTGTTTATCTATTGAATGGTGGTGTTACTATGTGTTTATGTGCATTCTGTTCTGTCGTTGTCTCcttttgaaattttacatcTAAAAAAATGATTCTGCAATatggaaaaataatttatttttgggcTTATCAAATGGGCTTGTTATGAGAGCTATACAGGTTCGATTGGATCAATGGATGGCCCATAATTTAATTCAGTATTTTCATATTATgtagaagaaaataatttttgtttggttttgcgCATAGCAGAATAATTATGCTTTATCAAGATGATTAGTGGGCTGCACTGTATAAATATTAGGAACAGGAGAGAAAACGCCGAACAAAAGGCTGTTAGGTTAGTGTTGGTGCTAATCATATGCACCTATGACCACTAAACTATGTCTAATTTATTTAACGATATCCCAATTGACAACACATGAATGCATTTTTGGTATatagaaactaataatattattattaatcttaGTTTGCAAACATTATTGTATATAATCATTTGATGTGGACCAAATCTTGCAAAATATCTTCATTTTATTTCCAAAAACTTTATTGTTTTATGATTTGTGATATCCCTAAAATATAAGCTGGTTATATTATAGTTCCCCTTGTTAACACCGTCGGCGATAtcaattattgatatattttatttattattatttccgTCAagcatttatattatttatttatgttttagattGAGACTCATCCTGGCAGTGAGATCGGAGATGGTCTCATATGATATCATATGATTTACCATCTGGTCCCCTcgttttgttattttcatcttCATTTTATAATACTAGGATAGCATATTTTAAGATAATGTaagaaaatttacaatatggACCACGCATTGTTACTACTTAATAGTAAATTCTTTCTTTATAGTACTccttttgaaagttttcttaTGTATGAGTGTGTTTATGTCTGTGGTTTTGTGTGGATGATTGGCTAAAGTAGATCCAATGAAACCCACTCACACGTAGTGTTCAATAATTAGCTAGAtagcttcttttgtttttatcaaaattagCTCGATAACTATTAACTActaattctttcaaaaaaagaaactattaaCTAAAATTGTTTGTATCTGGTGATAAACGTTTATGGTATTCGACACTAAAACTATAGGTTTTCATATGTATTCCGAGTTAGTCAAGCATAAAATTTAGTTCAATGATTCATTGTTGAGAAACAGATTTGCCTAACTTATTGTCGAAAATGTCTACTAAATTTATAGATTAATAAGAAACGTTGCAGTGCAAGAATACCAGATTTCTCAGTTACAGATGGAGTGCTTACTTctttgactaatatttaatgtTTCCCTCCTAGTTCTTTTTAAGAAGATGTGACCAATCCTCTGTGACACATGTGAGATATGCCTTTATTCGGATACAAGTAATAATAAACACAAATAAGTGTACTTGGAATCTCTTCACTTATGTAAAAGGTAAATGTGTACACATCCACCgcagatatatttattttattaagtgtGTAATCGTGGAGTCGCCGGAAGAAGATATGTAGAGGAAACACCCTCACAAAAGAAAgatcaaaacatatttttataagaacTTTGGAAGTTTAAGACGGGAAAACGTTTCAGTTTAACAACTTTAATATTTACTTGCATATTAGTATTGTGAGTTTTTTCCCTATATGAAAAACATAATGCAACAATACATATTATGCAAACCCCTAATAGTTGTTGAATAAGTGAATCAATAGCAACGTGATTCCTTGCATTTGTATGATTGAAACTCAcacagacaaaacaaaaaaatcaaaaccacatTTGTCGCATGTGTGTGAGTCAGATCACACTTTAGGTTGAGGTTTCAGAACATGTGCATGCAAATAGATTTCATTGTATCACTCAGACAAGGAAGTAAGGAACATTATAAGAAGAAGAGCTGAAGAGAGATCTTTAGAAATGTGCATATCAGCATATGTCTCCTCgtactaatattatttaaaaatctcTTATCATTTTGCTTTCAAAAGTAAAAATCTCTCATCactttcattatatatttatgtagcAGCATATTTAAGAAGCTGGTCGGAACATGCCAACAGATGTAGTACTCTCCATGTGAGCTTTCTGTTTGACAATATCTTATAATCTGTATATATGTGTGCGTGTGATTTATATCACTGATAAACATCTAACAAAATTCCTTAAATTTCATTCACATATTAACA is a genomic window containing:
- the LOC108812209 gene encoding exportin-2, yielding MEWNPETLQNLSQCFLHTLSPIPEPRRAAERSLSEAADLPNYGLAVLRLVAEPSVEEQTRHAAAVNFKNHLRSRWLPSADSGISPIMDSEKEQIKTLIVSLMLSSSPRIQSQLSEALAVIGKHDFPRNWPALLPELVSSLQKAALAGDYASVNGILGTANSIFKNFRHQYRTDELFLDIKYCLGIFALPLQEIFIKTDSLIDSAVSSGGSAANLKPLFESQKLCCRIFLSLNFQDLPEFFEDNMEKWMTVFKKCLSSNYPALESTADGLTLVDDLRAAVCENINLYMEKYEEEFRVFLEGFASAVWTLLRDVSKSPSRDQLATTAIKFLTTVSTSAHHALFAGENVIKEICQSIVIPNVSLREEDEELFEMNYIEFIRRDMEGSDVDTRRRIACELLKGLATNYKGQVIEVVSHEIQKLLSSFSTNPAVQWKDKDCAIYLVVSLATKKAGGASVSTDLIDVQSFFANIILPELQSQDVNSFPMLKAGSLKFLTMFRSHLPKPFAMQLFPELVRFLKAESNVVHSYAASCIEKLLLVKDEGGRSRYVAGDISPFLLQLMTNLFDALKFPESEENQYIMKCIMRVLGVAEISSEVAGPCIGGLTSVLSEVCKNPKNPTFNHYIFESVAVLVRRACERDISLISAFETSLFPSLQMILANDIAEFLPYAFQLLAQLVELNRPPLSPNYMQIFLLLLSPESWKRSGNVPALVRLLQAFLQKAPHEVTQENRLNQVLGIFNKLVAAPSTDEQGFYVLNTVIEYLDYGAIAPFMTGIWSALFTRLQNKKTLKFQKSLVVFMSLFVVKHGHAHLVDTMNTVQPNIFTAIVQQIWIPNVKLIMGSIEVKLTAVAATRLICETPALLNPAASNIWGAMLDSIVTLISRPEQERAVEEPEMPEGLENAGYTAAFVSLHNAGRREADPLPDIRDPKQFVVASLARLSAASPGRYPQIIGENLEKANQAALLQLCSAYSSVIV